From the genome of Nitrosopumilus sp., one region includes:
- a CDS encoding NAD-binding protein, translating into MKKIGIIGTGMLGNAVTSHLLESGFEVTAYNRTTEKMQTLKDKGVKIAASPKEVAENSEMVIVIIKDADAVRQVSFEKNGIIEGNHKGLVIADMSTIDPLESKMISEKFMEYNMPKLDIPVMGGPNVAINGELVMMASGTKESFDRCEEVFNTIANKVFFLGESGVAHSVKLAMNLQIAMLALALSEGIMLVKKSNVDPRIFLEILNSTYFKTGMSEKKAYKMIEGKYDITFTLANLKKDISTMTNTAKSLEIELPMISKAEEVYNNAINEGFADTDYTGIIEYIKKINK; encoded by the coding sequence ATCAAAAAGATAGGAATCATAGGTACCGGAATGCTGGGAAATGCCGTAACATCACATTTGTTAGAATCAGGTTTTGAAGTCACAGCTTACAACAGAACGACAGAAAAGATGCAAACGCTAAAAGACAAAGGAGTAAAGATTGCAGCATCACCAAAGGAAGTTGCAGAAAACTCAGAGATGGTCATCGTCATAATAAAAGATGCAGATGCAGTAAGACAAGTCTCGTTTGAAAAAAACGGAATCATCGAAGGAAATCACAAAGGATTGGTTATTGCGGACATGAGCACCATAGATCCCCTAGAATCAAAAATGATTTCAGAAAAATTTATGGAATACAACATGCCAAAATTGGATATTCCGGTCATGGGAGGTCCAAACGTAGCCATCAACGGGGAACTGGTGATGATGGCGTCAGGAACCAAAGAAAGTTTTGACAGATGTGAAGAGGTCTTCAACACAATTGCAAACAAGGTATTTTTCCTTGGAGAAAGCGGAGTAGCACACTCTGTAAAATTGGCCATGAATCTTCAAATTGCAATGTTGGCATTGGCACTTTCCGAGGGCATCATGCTTGTAAAAAAATCAAATGTTGATCCGAGAATATTTCTTGAAATTTTAAACTCCACGTATTTTAAGACAGGAATGAGCGAAAAAAAAGCATACAAAATGATAGAAGGAAAGTATGACATCACATTCACGCTTGCAAATCTAAAAAAAGACATCAGTACAATGACAAATACTGCAAAGTCTTTGGAAATAGAACTGCCAATGATCAGTAAAGCAGAAGAAGTATACAATAACGCAATAAATGAAGGATTTGCAGATACGGACTATACAGGAATAATAGAATACATTAAAAAAATTAACAAATAG
- a CDS encoding C2H2-type zinc finger protein → MLTIDCRDVVSMMNELLVYVADQMAAIPTLKHNQFTLSALDDDDVIDANEAVSVIREYLNSIDQGGNFAVISNDNMINIKSLSGKIFKSDTAESRHNMFSCTHCGFITQYEVELNTHMKIHYI, encoded by the coding sequence ATGCTTACAATCGACTGTAGGGACGTGGTATCAATGATGAATGAATTACTTGTATATGTTGCAGACCAAATGGCCGCAATTCCTACACTAAAACATAATCAGTTCACCTTGTCGGCACTGGATGATGATGATGTCATTGATGCCAATGAGGCAGTTTCTGTAATCAGAGAATATCTGAATTCTATAGATCAGGGCGGTAATTTTGCTGTGATCTCTAATGACAATATGATTAACATAAAATCCCTTTCTGGAAAAATCTTTAAATCTGACACTGCTGAATCTCGACACAACATGTTTTCATGCACTCATTGCGGGTTTATCACTCAGTATGAAGTGGAACTAAACACCCATATGAAAATTCATTACATCTGA
- a CDS encoding thioredoxin domain-containing protein gives MNKKGLLIGVISIAIIVGVAASLSSSSSETMNFDMERTHGTISTAMGSPILGDPSAPVTIVEFGDYQCHQCFNWFHNTKPAIESQYIETGKANLVFVDLAFLGKDSPKAAQASYCAEDQEMYWDYHDLLYASQEPKIDGGWADSERLKAFAFSLGLDMELFDSCLDSGKYSKRVQYNIQQAREHGVRGTPGFFIVGPDGQQQLGGAQPFSVFKQILDIMT, from the coding sequence ATGAATAAAAAAGGCCTGCTGATAGGCGTTATTTCAATTGCAATTATTGTAGGAGTTGCGGCTTCCCTTTCGTCATCTTCTTCTGAAACTATGAATTTTGACATGGAAAGAACCCATGGGACAATTTCCACTGCTATGGGATCTCCGATTCTAGGTGATCCGTCTGCTCCTGTCACGATTGTTGAATTTGGAGATTACCAGTGCCATCAGTGCTTTAATTGGTTTCATAACACAAAGCCCGCAATAGAGAGTCAATACATCGAAACTGGAAAGGCAAACTTGGTTTTTGTTGACTTGGCATTTTTGGGAAAAGATTCTCCTAAGGCAGCTCAAGCGTCGTATTGTGCAGAGGATCAGGAGATGTATTGGGATTATCATGATCTTCTTTATGCTTCTCAAGAACCCAAAATTGACGGCGGATGGGCAGATTCTGAACGACTAAAGGCGTTTGCATTTAGTCTTGGACTTGACATGGAATTGTTTGACAGCTGTCTTGATTCTGGAAAATACTCCAAGCGTGTTCAATACAATATTCAACAGGCAAGAGAGCATGGCGTTAGAGGCACTCCTGGATTCTTTATAGTGGGACCTGATGGTCAGCAACAGCTTGGAGGTGCGCAACCATTTTCGGTGTTTAAGCAAATACTGGATATAATGACATAG